The DNA window AACGGCCATGTACAGCGCCATCACGCGGCCGCGCACCTTGGCATCCGTCGTGGTCTGCACAAAAGCGTTTGCTGTCGTCAGCATGGTGACCGTCGCGAACCCGATGAAGATCAGGGCGAACGCGAAAGTCCAGAATGTTGGCATGACGGATGCCGTGAAAGCGGCAGCGGAGAACAGCCCGACCGCGGCGATGATCACCCGCATCCGTGCACGGTCGCGTCGCGCGGCGAGCAGGGCACCGGTGAGCGAGCCGATCGCGAGGATCGACGACAGCAGGCCGTAGTCGCCGGCGCCACCACCGAGCTCAACCGCCATCGTGGAGGCGAAGATCGGGAAGTTCATGCCGAACGCGCCCATGATGAACACGATGACGAAGATGACACCGAGGTCAGGTCGGCTCACGACGTAACGGAAGCCCTCGACGAGCTGCCCACGCTGGCGGGGAGCCCGCGGCACGGTGCGCAACTGGCTCGAACGCAGCTTGTAGAGCGCGAACAGGACGGCAAGGAAGGTGGCCCCGTTGACGATGAAGACCCAGCCGGAGCCGATCACGACGATGAGCAGGCCGGCCAGCGCTGGGCCGATCATGCGGGCCGCGTTAAAGGAGGCGGAGTTGAGAGCGACGGCGTTGGACATGTTGTGCTCGTCGACGAGGTCGGACACAAACGTCTGGCGCGCCGGGCCGTCGACCGCGTTCACGATGCCGAGGAGAAGCGCGAAGAGATAGAGGTGCCACAGCTCGGCGTGGCCGAGGATGAGCAGGAGACCGAGCGCGATACCGAGCAGCATGAGCGCGCTCTGGGTGATCATGAGGATCTTGCGCCGATCGAATCGGTCGGCAATGAGCCCGGTGATGGGCACGAGCAGCAACTGCGGCCCGAACTGCAGGGCCATCGTGATGCCGACGGCAACGGCGTCGTTGTCGGTCAATACGGTGAGCACGACCCAGCTCTGGGTCGTCGACTGCATCCACGCACCGATGTTGGACACGAGGGCGCCAATGAACCAGAGGCGGTAGTTATAGCTCGAAAGCGATCGGAACATTGCACTCACTGGGTGGCGAGTCTCCTCATCAGGTCTGCGGCCTTGGCCAGGGTTTCTCTGTCGGCGGGATCGAGGGCGCGGAGCTGGTGGTGAAGCCAGGCATCCCTCTTGGTGACTGTTGCTTTGACGATCGCGACGCCGGCATCCGTCAATTGGATGTTGGCTTTACGTTTATCGGTGGCGTCGGGAACCCTCGTCAGGTAGCCCGACTCTTCGAGGCAATTCACCGTGCGGTTCATCGACGGCGCCGATACGCGCTCACGTTCGGCCAGCTCGCCGAGGGTGTGGGTGCCCGCCGCGCGCAAGCCGAAGAGAACAGACAGTTGCCCGTCGCTCAGCTCGTTCTCTGCGCGTTCGGCACGAAGTCGACGCGCCAGCCGGAAGGTTGCCATCCGCAGGTCGGAGGCCTGCTCAGCGATAGTTTTTGCCACGAGAGTCCATGATAGCAAAGTAGTTAGCGAAGGTAAAGACCTCGTTAGTGATGCTAATAACCCCCTGTTGAGGGTCGCGACGGTTACAGTATGGAAATGACCGATGAGGATAAAACGCGAACGGATGCCACGGCGCCCGAATCAAGGACGCTGGTCGACGCCGACGGGGTCACCATTTACTACTACACCTGGTCGGTGCCGAATCCGAAGGGCGTCATCCACCTGAGCCATGGAGTGGGTGAACACGCCCGCCGCTATGCGCCGCTCGCCAGGGAACTCAACGCGGCCGACTACACAGTCATCGCTCACGATCAGCGCGGACACGGCCAGACCGGAATCCACCACCTCGGAATGGGCAAACTCGGCGATCGCAGCATTCGAGCCGCGATCGACACCGCACAGTTCGTCGGCGAGCGGATTCGGGATGAGCACTCAGAGTTGCCCCTGGTGCTGCTCGCGCACAGCTGGGGCTCGATGATGGCGCAAAAGATCATCAATCGTGCGAGCATTTACGACGCTGTCGTCCTGTCCGGATCGTCGCTCGCCGTCCCTGGCGTTGTCGGAGCCGGCAACTACAACCGCAGGTGGAAATCACCGACGGCGACCGGGCTGGAATGGCTCAGCCGGGACGAGTCCGTGTGGGAGGGATTCTCTGCCGACGAGTTCAACTTCGACATTGCCGTGAACCCGGTGTGGACGCCGGTGCAGGCGTTTTTTGTACTTGTCGGGCTTCCGCCGCGACAGATGCCCCGCGACATCCCGATGCTCATCCAGGGCGGTTCGGAAGACCCACTCGGTGGCACACGTGGGCTGACGCTGTTGCGTGACGCATACGTCAAGCGGGCGAAGCTCAGCGACGTCACGCTGAAGATCTACCAGGGTGCCCGGCACGAGATCTACAACGAGACGAACCGCGACGAGATCATCGCCGACCTGGTGGGCTGGCTCGACGCGCACACTCAAGTGGTGCGCTGAGCCCCTGTGTGACGTCAGTACCGGTGGGCAGCAGCACTTGCGGGGACGTTGAATGCATAGAGCCGAGCCCTGCCCGCCGTGTAGTCGAGTGTGGTTACGGCGCCATTCTGAACGACGGGCATGAGGTCGCGATAGCGGTTCGGGTCGATGCCCATCAGTGAGCACAGCGTCAGCCGGAGCGCCGTGCCGTGGCAGCTGACGAGCACGCGGCCCTGGGGAAACGCGGCCTCGATCCTGTCGAACGCGCGAAGGTATCGCGTGATGCCGTGAAGTCCCTGCTCACCGCCGGGCAGAATCGCCTCAGCAGGTCTGGCGACGAAGGCGTCAACCTCCGCGGCATAGGTCGGCCGCAGCTCGTCGAGTGTGCGCCCCTCGCCGACCCCGAACCCGACCTCCATGAGATCCGGGTCTGTCTCGACGATCTCTCCCGTGGCCCGAGCGCTCGGCTCAGCGGTGAGGATCGCGCGACTCAGCGGCGACGAGTAGATCGCGTCGAGGCGGGCAGTCTTCGCCCATTCCGCAAGGGTCTCGGCCTCGCGTAACCCGTTCTCGTTGAGCTGGACGTCGGCGGTACCGGCGTATCGGTGCTCAGCGTGCCAGACCGTCTCGCCGTGGCGGGCCAAAAACAGAGTAGTCATAGCCCCATTGTCACCCAACGCGCGCGATTCGGCGCCCCTCTCCTGGTGTGCCCGCCACGGCTAGGCTGGACACATGCATGGTGAGTACAAGGTTCCCGGCGGCAAGCTCGTCGTTGTCGACCTCGATGTCGACGAGGGCCGGATCGTCAATTTCCGTCTCGCCGGTGACTTTTTTCTCGAGCCAGACAGCGCTCTCGAAGACATCAACAGGGCCGTCAACGGCCTTCCGGTCGAGACGGATGCCACGGCGCTGGCATCCGCGATCCGCCGCGGTCTTCCTGAGGGAGCGACCCTCCTCGGCTTCAGCCCTGAAGCCGTCGCAACCGCGATCCGCCGCTCGCTCTCCGGGGCCGCCGACTGGCGTGACTTCCCGTGGGAGCTGATCCACTCGAAGCCGGTCTCGCCACGGATGCACCTCGCACTGGACGAGGTGCTCACCGCCGAGGTTGGTGCAGGGCGCCGCGGGCCGACCCTCCGCATCTGGGAATGGGAGGAGTCAGCCGTCGTCCTCGGCAGCTTCCAGTCGGTCAGGAACGAGGTCGACCTGGAACAGGCCAGGGCCAACGGATTCGACGTGGTGCGTCGCATCTCCGGCGGCGGCGCGATGCTCATGGGCAAGGGCCAGATCATCACATACTCGCTCTACGTGCCGGCGGAACTGGTTAAGGGGATGACGTTCGCGGACAGTTACGCCTATCTCGACGACTGGGTGCTCACCGCACTGCGCTCCCTCGGCATCGAGGCGACATACCAGCCGCTGAATGACATCACGAGTCCGAGCGGCAAGATCGGCGGGGCCGCCCAGAAGCGCCTCGGCAACGGAGCTGTCCTCCACCACGTGACCATGAGCTACGACATGGACGGTGAGCTCATGGCGAAGGTGCTCCGAATCGGCCGCGAGAAGCTCAGCGACAAGGGCACGAAGTCGGCCGCGAAACGTGTCGACCCGCTGCGCAGCCAGACCGGTTTGAGCCGCGCCGAGATCATCGAGCGCATGAAGGCCACCTTTGTCAGCCTCACCGATGCGGTTCCCGGCGACATAACACCCGAGGAATATGCCGAGGCTGAAGCTCTCGTCGAGTCCAAGTTCGCCACTGACGCGTGGCTGAATCGGGTGCCGTGAGTGTGACCGCCGACGAGACGGCTGACGCCCTTGTCGTGAACGAGCCGTCTGTCGTGAACAGCCCGTCTGTCGTGACCGATCCCACTCCAGCAGCGAACATGGTCATCGAGGGCGACAACCTCCAGATCCTGCCCACCCTGCCCGACGCATCCGTCACCCTCGTCTACATCGACCCGCCATTCAATACGGGACGGGAACAGCAGCGCCATGTGACCTCGAGCGTTCGCGTCGAGAACGGTGGCAGCACGGGGTTCAAGGGCAAGAGCTACGAGCGCATCCGCGGAGAACTGCGCCGTTACGACGATACGTTCGATGACTACTGGACCTTCCTCGAGCCCAGGCTCCTCGAGGCGTGGCGACTCCTGGCCGACGACGGCACCCTGTACCTGCACCTCGACTATCGTGAGGCGCACTACGCAAAGGTGCTGCTCGACGCGATCTTCGGCCGTGACTGTTTCCTCAACGAGCTGATCTGGGCCTACGACTACGGAGCGA is part of the Mycetocola zhujimingii genome and encodes:
- a CDS encoding MarR family winged helix-turn-helix transcriptional regulator, translating into MAKTIAEQASDLRMATFRLARRLRAERAENELSDGQLSVLFGLRAAGTHTLGELAERERVSAPSMNRTVNCLEESGYLTRVPDATDKRKANIQLTDAGVAIVKATVTKRDAWLHHQLRALDPADRETLAKAADLMRRLATQ
- a CDS encoding MFS transporter, which codes for MFRSLSSYNYRLWFIGALVSNIGAWMQSTTQSWVVLTVLTDNDAVAVGITMALQFGPQLLLVPITGLIADRFDRRKILMITQSALMLLGIALGLLLILGHAELWHLYLFALLLGIVNAVDGPARQTFVSDLVDEHNMSNAVALNSASFNAARMIGPALAGLLIVVIGSGWVFIVNGATFLAVLFALYKLRSSQLRTVPRAPRQRGQLVEGFRYVVSRPDLGVIFVIVFIMGAFGMNFPIFASTMAVELGGGAGDYGLLSSILAIGSLTGALLAARRDRARMRVIIAAVGLFSAAAFTASVMPTFWTFAFALIFIGFATVTMLTTANAFVQTTTDAKVRGRVMALYMAVLMGGTPLGAPIVGGIANAWGPRWALAAAGVAAFIACTFALTWAVAARQLRLRVHPDSRWRLVVTHAGRPLPVSSIVPEDFSEEVALTSPISLPDLARTSRRDAKRSADKTSAAERPTPTASSRR
- a CDS encoding histidine phosphatase family protein: MTTLFLARHGETVWHAEHRYAGTADVQLNENGLREAETLAEWAKTARLDAIYSSPLSRAILTAEPSARATGEIVETDPDLMEVGFGVGEGRTLDELRPTYAAEVDAFVARPAEAILPGGEQGLHGITRYLRAFDRIEAAFPQGRVLVSCHGTALRLTLCSLMGIDPNRYRDLMPVVQNGAVTTLDYTAGRARLYAFNVPASAAAHRY
- a CDS encoding lipoyl protein ligase domain-containing protein; the encoded protein is MHGEYKVPGGKLVVVDLDVDEGRIVNFRLAGDFFLEPDSALEDINRAVNGLPVETDATALASAIRRGLPEGATLLGFSPEAVATAIRRSLSGAADWRDFPWELIHSKPVSPRMHLALDEVLTAEVGAGRRGPTLRIWEWEESAVVLGSFQSVRNEVDLEQARANGFDVVRRISGGGAMLMGKGQIITYSLYVPAELVKGMTFADSYAYLDDWVLTALRSLGIEATYQPLNDITSPSGKIGGAAQKRLGNGAVLHHVTMSYDMDGELMAKVLRIGREKLSDKGTKSAAKRVDPLRSQTGLSRAEIIERMKATFVSLTDAVPGDITPEEYAEAEALVESKFATDAWLNRVP
- a CDS encoding alpha/beta hydrolase, translated to MTDEDKTRTDATAPESRTLVDADGVTIYYYTWSVPNPKGVIHLSHGVGEHARRYAPLARELNAADYTVIAHDQRGHGQTGIHHLGMGKLGDRSIRAAIDTAQFVGERIRDEHSELPLVLLAHSWGSMMAQKIINRASIYDAVVLSGSSLAVPGVVGAGNYNRRWKSPTATGLEWLSRDESVWEGFSADEFNFDIAVNPVWTPVQAFFVLVGLPPRQMPRDIPMLIQGGSEDPLGGTRGLTLLRDAYVKRAKLSDVTLKIYQGARHEIYNETNRDEIIADLVGWLDAHTQVVR